Below is a genomic region from Zea mays cultivar B73 chromosome 9, Zm-B73-REFERENCE-NAM-5.0, whole genome shotgun sequence.
CGATCCACGTCCACCGGTGATGCACCGTCGTGTGGTCTGGATCCAAGGGTCTGCTCTCGTCGGGAACCGTTTCGTCTTCCTCACCTCAGCGAGCCGGCCGAGCATTGCGACGGATCATGTGTTTGTTTGGCTGGGTGTTTCGGGAAGGAACCGTCCCAGCAAGACGGTTAAGTTAAACACTTGGATTGCGAGAAGAAACCTGGGTTAAGATAGCGACGCACGCACGCTGCACGCACGCACGCGCGGCGGCTTGCGCTTAAGATACCGAGAACCCATACAAAGGTAGAGGCGCAGGGCCAAGGCCAACCAACCCACCCACCGCGAAACcttcctccctctccttctctgtCCCcttctctcccctcctctcctccgccgctCGACAGCCTACTCTCCAAGCCAGGAGAACCCAACCCGGCCAGCCCCACACGCAcacgcccacgcccacgcccacgcAGCCGCGGCGGAGGCCATCCGGCGGGCGTCCATGGGCTGCTGCGGCTCCTCGCTACGGGCGGGGACGCAGCCGGAGAAGAAGCCGGCGGCGGGGGCGCTGCCCCCGCGCCGCCCCTCCTACTCGCTGAGCCAGAACCAGAACCAGGCGCCGCCGGCAGCCCGCGCGGGCGCCCACCAGGTGCCGCCGCTCAGGGAGTTCTCGCTGGCGGAGCTGCGCGCCGCCACGGCCGGCTTCGCGCCGGACAACATCGTGTCCGAGAGCGGCGACAAGGCGCCGAATTTCGTGTACAGGGGCCGCCTCGAGCCCAGCCGCCGCGCGATCGCCGTCAAGAAGTTCGCCAAGATGGCGTGGCCCGACCCCAAGCAGTTCGCGGTACGCCTCCCCCCCCCTCCCCCCCGTAGGCCGTAGCAGAGCAGGGGAGGGCAGGGCAGCCTCGCGGTTCGACTGTCGCCCCCCTCCCCACTGATTCGCTGCTCTGATGGCTTTGCTTCTTCCTTCGCTTGCAGGAGGAGGCCAAGGGGGTCGGGAAGCTGCGCCACCGCCGCCTGGCCAACCTGATCGGCTACTGCTGCGACGGCGAGGAGCGCCTGCTCGTCGCCGAGTTCATGCCCAACGACACGCTCGCCAAGCACCTCTTCCACTGTACGTTTTCCTCCTCCTTACCGATCCTCTGCCCGTTGGTCCGTTTCTGATAAAGCCGCTTTCTGGATTTCTGCTTGGCTGCGGGATGTCTCGCTGCCCATTTTCGGTAAAATACAGCCTGTGAAGATTTCGTCCTTTGTCGGATTCGATCCCTGGTTAGTGTGAAAGTTgtcccaaaaaaaaaaaaaagagacGAATTGGTGTGCTCTGAGCAACTGCTGGCGCTTAGCAGCCTCTCGCATTTGGTGTACCTAACGGATGATTGATGATTGGGCTAGGCTTTGTCATATGAAACTCCTTATCTGGCTGTTGCTGGCATGGTCGTTGTGTGAACCCATAGAAAGGCATTAGGGCGGCTGCATTAGACACATGGTATAATTTTAATGCATCACTGTTCTGTGTTCACAAGCTCTGTTCATTGTTTTGGACGGGTGGATAACTAGAATTTTCGCTCGTGGAAGTTTCAATCTGGACGCCACGGATCTTCTCACTCTCTAGGAAATCGATATGTGTTCTGGGATGCCTATTGGAAATTATGAAGTTCATGTATGAACTATATGTTTGGATATGTATAATTTGTTTCCCATGAACAGCCTGACCCTAGGGTGCATAGGCAAGTTTCGGTTTGTTGGTAACGATAGCCTCGATTGATAAATGGTGCTTAGTTTTTTTTTGTAAACATTAGGACATGTCATTACTTTATTTGTTAATCTATATTGCATCGACCTTTTTTTTTTTGGAATGATGGTATGATAAAAGTAAGCAAGTAACTGTGGTGTATATAGGCCAGTTCACATATGATACTGCTTTTACTCTTATTCAGGGGAAAACCAGACAATTGAATGGGCTATGCGCCTGAGAGTTGCATACTACATCGCTGAAGCACTGGAATATTGTAGCACCGAAGGAAGGCCTTTGTATCATGACCTAAATGCATATAGGGTCCTCTTTGATGAGGTAACTGTTCCTTTGGTTTTCACTTTTCCTTACAGCCCTCGAGTTATACGGAGAACTGCCAATACTATAGTATCATAAAGCTGAGGAAACGTGGATAATAATGTTTTTGTTGCAAATATCGCTTGTGCAAATGCAAGTATTGCTATGTTCCTCTGACAAGGGCACTTATTGATTCCATTAACCTTTTACAAATCAGTGTGGATACTTTCTCTGCGTCGTCTGAGATATTAATTGGAAGTGGAGGGGTCTATTGCCACTTGTTTCCACCTCTAGTAGTTGGAAGGAAATATGTATTAAAATAGAAAAGACACGTCTTTTTCATTAGGATTTCACTAAAAATGGTATATTCAGCCATAAAAGTCAGGCCTTTAGATAGTCATAATTTCATATTAGGAAACATgttatttttcaaaaaaaaaaatgaTTACGATCCTTACCAGGAATTCTCTTTGTGATGACAACGATTGCATGTTACATTACTTTGCATGTTTCTCAAACTGTAATAATCCTTCATGTGATGAACAACCAATATAATTTCTTCTGCAGAATGGTGATCCTCGTCTTTCATGCTTTGGCCTGATGAAAAACAGCAGGGATGGGAAAAGCTATAGCACAaaccttgcatatacacctccagaATATTTGAGAAATGGTAGCATACGATTTATCTATGACAAACTTAGCCTTCTTTGAATTGTTTAGTTAGGGTATTTAGCCGTGATATACATGACATTACATGCTATTTACTGAAAATAGAATGGCTAACATTTTCCTAATGATGGGATTTCCATGGCAACCTATGCTTTCTTCAGGAAGAGTAACATCAGAAAgtgtcatattcagctttggcactATACTGCTGGACCTCCTAAGTGGAAAACGTATACCTCCATCCCGTGTAAGTTTTTCTTGCTGGTAACTATTTTCTTCCCTTGTTGCACTTTATCCTAGTTCCCGTGTGATACAGAAGTACAGAACTTTTTTCACAAAAGACCTTTGTATTTAATTCTATCCTGTGCATATCTGCTTTGTGCAAGTGCCACCAAGTGAATGATACTAACCATCCATGAGAGAACATATTTTTCTTGCGGATGTGACTTGGTAGCAAAATTGTTTGGTGAAACTACTTAATCATTGACGATTAGATCCGTTTCGCTCAGGCTCTTGATATGATAAAAGGCAACAATATCCAAGTACTGATGGATTCACATCTGGAGGGAAACTACTCAACAGAAGAGGCAACCACATTGGTTGACCTTGCCTCTCAGTGCCTACAGTACGAACCTAGGGATCgtcccaacactaaaaagctgGTTTCCGTACTTGAGCCCTTGCAAATAAAATCAGAGGTAACAGTCACAATTTTATCCTTCTCAGTTGGAAATCTTTTTGTGCTCCGTCATCGATTGTTTATCGTGATGTGATTCACGTCTTCCATGCTACAACTGTTACCTTTTTTGGAAACGAGgcattttgtttttgtttttaccTACGTCTGGTACATTTTTTCCATTTTAAAATGACAAACAGGTACCATCCTACGAGATGCTTGGCATTCCGAAGCATGAAGAAGAAGCACCTCCCCCTCCACAACCGCAACACCCTCTTTCTCCCATGGGCGAGGCCTGTTCCAGGATGGATCTGACTGCCATCCATCAGATTCTAGTGAACACGCATTACAGGGATGATGAAGGGAGCAACGAGGTAAAAGACCAGAGCATTTCTGTTGCTGCTGCCTGCTGGCTTCTCCACAGGGTACTATCTAAGAAAAACGGTGCCTCTATCGCAGCTATCGTTCCAGGAATGGACGCAGCAGATGAGGGACATGCTGGAAGCTAGGAAACGTGGGGACTTTGCTTTCCGTGACAAAGATTTCAAGGCAGCCATAGACTGCTACACGCAGGTGCCTCGACTTTAGTTAATATCAGGAGCACTTTGGTATTCTAGAGAGCTGCTAGAAACGCAGCCAACTCACTGTGTCACCTCTTCATGCTGCAGTTCGTCGACGTGGGGACGATGGTGTCGCCAACAGTGTACGCGAGGCGGAgcttgtgccacctcatgtgcgaCCAGCCTGACGCCGCCCTCCGTGACGCCATGCAAGCGCAGTGCGCGTACCCAGATTGGCCAACCGCGTTCTACATGCAGGCCGTCGCGCTCTCGAAGCTGAACATGCAGAGCGACGCTACGGACATGCTGAACGAGGCGTCGCAGCTCGAAGAGAAGCGGCAGAAGAACACGAAACCTTGATGAAAGACCAGACCCCTCTCTCTCGTCCCGGGGTTACGGTCCTTCTGCGGCTCAAATAGGTTTGTGTTGAGACATGCTGCTCGGTCCTTCCGAAACATTGTGGTTAGTTCCTGGTGCAAGGGTTGGGTTGGGACTTGGGAATGTTAACTGGGGGGAATGTGCTGTAGAGTAACTACCTGGTTTGGCATTTCTGTGATGCATTTTTTTGGGGCCCGTGTACATGTTACACTGA
It encodes:
- the LOC100192644 gene encoding Serine/threonine-protein kinase BSK1-2 codes for the protein MGCCGSSLRAGTQPEKKPAAGALPPRRPSYSLSQNQNQAPPAARAGAHQVPPLREFSLAELRAATAGFAPDNIVSESGDKAPNFVYRGRLEPSRRAIAVKKFAKMAWPDPKQFAEEAKGVGKLRHRRLANLIGYCCDGEERLLVAEFMPNDTLAKHLFHWENQTIEWAMRLRVAYYIAEALEYCSTEGRPLYHDLNAYRVLFDENGDPRLSCFGLMKNSRDGKSYSTNLAYTPPEYLRNGRVTSESVIFSFGTILLDLLSGKRIPPSRALDMIKGNNIQVLMDSHLEGNYSTEEATTLVDLASQCLQYEPRDRPNTKKLVSVLEPLQIKSEVPSYEMLGIPKHEEEAPPPPQPQHPLSPMGEACSRMDLTAIHQILVNTHYRDDEGSNELSFQEWTQQMRDMLEARKRGDFAFRDKDFKAAIDCYTQFVDVGTMVSPTVYARRSLCHLMCDQPDAALRDAMQAQCAYPDWPTAFYMQAVALSKLNMQSDATDMLNEASQLEEKRQKNTKP